A stretch of Primulina tabacum isolate GXHZ01 chromosome 13, ASM2559414v2, whole genome shotgun sequence DNA encodes these proteins:
- the LOC142522586 gene encoding clavaminate synthase-like protein At3g21360 — protein MEFTCEEFKVGKCEGEKLVDGETMPLVLQPPEGGKNDVESLLVALKDNKEWFEQMIIKNSAVLLRGFDVNSEVEFNDIVEVCGWDDIRYVGPAPRTHIYKRVWTANEGPLSEFIYYHHEMVLIKEFPKKVILYCEIPPPEGGETPFVPSFRVAKRALEEFPAEVEELEKKGLRYTFTALSKDDTSSMRGRGWEDAFGTSDRVEAEKRAKALGMDMEWLPNGGVKTILGPRNLTRVFDGRKGRRMWFNTLVGMYGKELSSATMADGTEIPEKFVKRCEEIIEEESIQFKWKKGDVLFLDNYALLHGRRPGLPPRKVLVATCT, from the exons ATGGAGTTCACTTGCGAGGAATTCAAGGTCGGGAAATGTGAGGGTGAAAAGCTGGTGGATGGTGAAACGATGCCACTGGTGTTGCAACCTCCGGAGGGCGGCAAGAACGATGTAGAATCGTTGCTCGTGGCGTTGAAAGACAACAAGGAATGGTTTGAGCAGATGATAATCAAGAACAGCGCTGTTCTTTTGAGGGGATTTGATGTGAATAGCGAAGTGGAGTTCAATGATATTGTTGAGGTCTGCGGGTGGGACGATATCCGATACGTAGGGCCGGCGCCCCGGACGCATATTTACAAGAGGGTTTGGACAGCCAATGAAGGACCTCTGTCGGAGTTCATATACTACCATCATGAAATGGTTTTG ATAAAAGAATTTCCAAAAAAGGTGATTCTTTACTGCGAAATACCTCCACCAGAAGGTGGGGAGACGCCTTTTGTGCCTAGTTTTCGAGTCGCGAAGCGTGCGTTGGAGGAGTTTCCAGCAGAAGTGGAGGAATTGGAGAAGAAAGGGCTGAGATATACTTTCACTGCTCTCAGCAAGGACGATACTTCCTCCATGAGAGGTCGCGGTTGGGAAGATGCTTTCGGAACCTCCGATCGTGTGGAAGCAGAGAAAAG GGCAAAGGCACTAGGAATGGATATGGAATGGCTACCTAATGGTGGAGTGAAGACCATACTAGGTCCACGAAATTTGACGAGAGTGTTCGACGGACGAAAAGGGAGACGAATGTGGTTTAACACGTTGGTTGGCATGTACGGGAAAGAGCTGAGCTCAGCTACGATGGCTGACGGAACCGAGATCCCGGAGAAATTCGTGAAGAGATGCGAGGAGATCATCGAAGAGGAAAGTATCCAATTCAAGTGGAAGAAAGGTGATGTGCTGTTTTTAGATAACTATGCGTTGCTCCATGGCAGGAGGCCTGGTCTTCCACCTAGAAAGGTTTTGGTTGCTACTTGCACTTGA
- the LOC142522188 gene encoding protein decapping 5-like, with the protein MAAESSTAASSSRSGGGGTSADSYVGSLISLTSKSEIRYEGVLYSINTEESSIGLRNVRSFGTEGRKKDGPQVPPSDKIYEYILFRGSDIKDLQVKSSPPVPATPPINNDPAIIQSHYSHPTSTPTSLPPLIGPSSDPGAHSAQMGLPGSAFQSGMPLYQPVANMNSWSPSPNGNNSGPPMPIYWQGFYGAPGGLPQLPQQSLLRPPPGLSIPPSMQQMQFSGFNSSLAMPAANLSGSTPLPDYLSSLGPSSGTSTSLTSTSFPASTLSFNIPLLQPMSLASDTTMKPLQGKASISSISTSTPSSTLPSLAPLSVPAPETAGVPLVATKPSATINLTSVQQLAISQPVTSIAGASVSVLSETRMPSLVTPGQLLQSGPATAASHQPLQTVQKDVEVVQVSPRPPSELSNPVAKDSQPPLLPLPPNARGHKPNGATYLMRNNYRGRGGRGYGTSRPVTKFTEDFDFMAMNEKFEKDKVWGHLGKSNKSQSKDKEGNISDSYDDDLQEEDDADFPKIEAKPVYNKDDFFDTLSCDTLAYDPNHGRTRYSEQMKLDTETFGEFSRYQGGRRGRGPGRGGGSQFRGSYHGRGYGGYGYPNRGRGRGV; encoded by the exons ATGGCGGCCGAGAGTTCAACGGCAGCGTCGAGTAGTAGATCTGGCGGGGGCGGAACATCGGCGGACTCGTATGTTGGCAGCTTGATAAGTTTGACCTCGAAAAGTGAAATTAGGTATGAAGGTGTATTGTACAGTATTAACACCGAAGAATCCAGCATCGGCTTGCGCAACG TGAGATCGTTTGGAACAGAAGGACGAAAAAAGGATGGTCCGCAAGTTCCTCCCAGCGATAAAATTTACGAATACATACTGTTCAGAGGAAGCGATATTAAG GATTTACAGGTGAAATCCTCTCCACCAGTTCCAGCTACACCACCCATAAACAATGATCCTGCAATTATTCAG TCTCACTATTCTCATCCAACATCCACACCCACAAGTTTGCCTCCTCTAATTGGGCCATCATCAGATCCTGGTGCCCATTCCGCACAAATGGGACTACCTGGATCAGCTTTCCAAAGTGGTATGCCTTTGTATCAACCTGTGGCAAACATGAATTCTTGGTCCCCTTCTCCGAATGGAAATAATAGTGGCCCACCTATGCCAATTTATTGGCAAGGATTCTATGGCGCTCCTGGCGGGCTTCCTCAATTAcctcagcaatcattgcttCGACCACCTCCTGGATTGTCAATTCCTCCTTCCATGCAACAGATGCAATTTTCGGGTTTTAACTCATctttagccatgccagcagcaAACTTGTCTGGTTCTACTCCTTTACCAGATTATCTTTCTTCTTTGGGTCCCAGTTCTGGAACTTCTACTAGTTTAACCTCTACCTCCTTTCCTGCCTCAACTTTGTCTTTCAATATTCCTCTTCTGCAGCCTATGTCCCTTGCGTCTGACACAACCATGAAACCACTACAAGGAAAAGCTTCCATATCCTCTATCTCTACTTCAACACCAAGCTCTACCTTACCATCTCTAGCTCCACTGTCTGTTCCAGCTCCTGAAACTGCAGGTGTACCTTTAGTTGCTACCAAACCCAGTGCAACAATTAATTTGACATCCGTGCAACAGCTGGCCATATCTCAACCTGTAACATCAATTGCTGGTGCATCTGTTTCTGTTCTTTCTGAAACGCGAATGCCATCACTTGTTACCCCGGGGCAACTGCTGCAATCAGGACCAGCTACTGCGGCATCACATCAACCTTTACAAACTGTTCAGAAGGATGTGGAAGTAGTTCAAGTGTCTCCAAGGCCACCTTCTGAACTATCAAATCCAGTAGCAAAGGATTCTCAACCACCACTATTACCATTACCTCCAAATGCACGTGGTCATAAG CCAAATGGAGCTACTTATCTCATGCGTAACAATTACAGAGGACGTGGAGGAAGAGGATATGGG ACTTCACGTCCTGTGACAAAGTTCACCgaagattttgattttatgGCGATGAATGAGAAATTCGAAAAGGACAAAGTTTGGGGTCATCTGGGAAAAAGTAATAAATCCCAATCAAAGGATAAGGAAGGCAACATAAGCGACAGTTATGATGATGATTTACAGGAAGAGGATGATGCTGACTTTCCAAAAATTGAGGCCAAG CCTGTTTATAACAAGGATGACTTTTTCGACACCCTTTCTTGCGACACCCTTGCCTATGACCCTAATCATGGAAGAACTAGGTATTCTGAACAAATGAAGTTAGATACAGAG ACGTTTGGAGAATTTTCAAGATATCAGGGTGGACGTCGAGGGCGTGGCCCTGGTCGTGGTGGTGGAAGCCAATTCCGTGGCTCTTACCATGGAAGAGGTTACGGTGGATACGGCTATCCTAATAGGGGCCGTGGTCGAGGTGTGTAG